In methanogenic archaeon ISO4-H5, the following are encoded in one genomic region:
- a CDS encoding transmembrane protein yields MSFAGGLICTLLLVVAVPIISNIIIQPIVVDLIGDTAIASLSSGTLVTIVMFIVWVIFSMVFGGSAIFKRFGIIGVIALIAAYYLLGRLMDAVIPVAVIILMIIWSYHKARK; encoded by the coding sequence ATGTCTTTCGCGGGAGGACTCATCTGCACCCTGCTTCTGGTCGTTGCCGTACCGATCATCAGTAACATCATCATCCAGCCCATAGTCGTGGACCTCATCGGTGACACCGCTATCGCATCGCTGTCCTCCGGAACCCTCGTCACCATCGTGATGTTCATCGTCTGGGTCATATTCTCCATGGTCTTCGGCGGAAGCGCCATCTTCAAGCGCTTCGGAATCATCGGAGTCATCGCATTGATCGCCGCATACTACCTCCTCGGAAGGCTCATGGATGCGGTGATCCCTGTCGCGGTGATCATCTTGATGATTATCTGGTCCTATCACAAGGCCAGGAAATGA
- a CDS encoding digeranylgeranylglycerophospholipid reductase, which produces MKTEIVNGVKRITCQILIVGGGPAGGMAAKWCAKGGLDTLLIEKKAEVGAPLRCAEGVSKSWLDEVGITPDPTWIRGDMKGAILKSPDRTTFQLDESKAGAEVGYVLERHLFDKALVRDGIAAGAKVMMRTSATDVIRNEAGKIIGVKAIEYGEPIEIYCDCIVGADGYESQIGRWAGIDTKLKLSDIDSCIQYRMVNADVAPDYCEFIIGSEAPGGYIWIFPKGNGVANVGIGVIGTEAKKRPGLAKOCLDEFIAKDSRFDKSCAVEVMGGFVSTCPGLEDGAIADNILLVGDAARIIDPITGGGICHACRTGMYAGKVLTECAKTGDYSKEALKPYEKMWRDRMEDKLYRNWWAKERLATLDDETINKLMKLISTADIKNVTVYNLLKAIKEKFPKVVEGFEDLI; this is translated from the coding sequence ATGAAGACCGAGATCGTCAACGGTGTCAAGAGGATCACCTGTCAGATCCTGATCGTCGGAGGAGGACCCGCCGGAGGAATGGCCGCCAAATGGTGTGCCAAGGGCGGACTCGACACCCTTCTCATCGAGAAGAAGGCCGAGGTCGGAGCACCCCTCAGGTGCGCCGAGGGAGTCTCCAAATCCTGGCTCGACGAGGTCGGAATCACCCCCGACCCCACTTGGATCAGGGGAGACATGAAGGGAGCAATCCTCAAATCCCCCGACAGGACCACCTTCCAGCTCGACGAATCCAAAGCAGGTGCCGAGGTCGGATACGTCCTCGAGAGGCACCTCTTCGACAAGGCCCTCGTCAGGGACGGAATCGCCGCCGGTGCCAAGGTCATGATGAGGACCTCCGCCACCGACGTCATCCGCAACGAGGCCGGCAAGATCATCGGAGTCAAGGCCATCGAGTACGGAGAACCCATCGAGATCTACTGCGACTGTATCGTCGGAGCCGACGGATACGAGTCCCAGATCGGAAGGTGGGCCGGAATCGACACCAAGCTCAAGCTCAGCGATATCGACTCCTGCATCCAGTACAGGATGGTCAACGCCGATGTCGCACCCGACTATTGCGAGTTCATCATCGGATCCGAGGCACCCGGAGGATACATCTGGATCTTCCCCAAGGGCAACGGAGTCGCCAACGTCGGTATCGGAGTCATCGGAACCGAAGCCAAGAAGAGGCCCGGACTCGCCAAATAGTGTCTCGACGAATTCATCGCCAAGGACAGCAGGTTCGACAAGTCCTGTGCTGTCGAGGTCATGGGTGGATTCGTATCGACCTGTCCCGGACTCGAGGACGGTGCAATCGCTGACAACATCCTCCTGGTTGGAGATGCCGCAAGGATCATCGACCCCATCACCGGAGGAGGTATCTGCCATGCATGCAGGACCGGAATGTACGCAGGAAAGGTCCTGACCGAGTGCGCCAAGACCGGCGACTACTCCAAAGAGGCCCTCAAGCCCTACGAGAAGATGTGGCGCGACAGGATGGAGGACAAGCTCTACAGGAACTGGTGGGCCAAGGAGAGGCTCGCCACCCTGGACGACGAGACCATCAACAAGCTGATGAAGCTCATCTCCACCGCCGACATCAAGAACGTCACCGTCTACAACCTTCTCAAGGCCATCAAGGAGAAGTTCCCCAAGGTCGTGGAAGGCTTCGAAGACCTGATCTGA
- a CDS encoding Ferredoxin produces MIVNESKCLHCGGCVGSCPHNAIFLNDYVLQFSDKCTKCGICVGLCPVQALSLEPKEAKQ; encoded by the coding sequence ATGATAGTAAACGAATCGAAATGCCTTCACTGCGGAGGATGCGTGGGTTCCTGCCCTCACAACGCCATTTTCCTCAACGACTATGTACTCCAGTTCAGCGACAAGTGCACCAAGTGCGGAATCTGCGTCGGGCTCTGCCCCGTGCAGGCCCTCTCTCTTGAACCCAAGGAGGCTAAGCAATGA
- a CDS encoding molybdenum cofactor biosynthesis protein A MoaA2, with the protein MCATVKPYSAAVGLPKKTTSLCPECSKAIEATIFEKDGKVFMEKKCPEHGIFKDIYWSDAKKYLQAEKFAKDGTGLFNSMDETLKEGENVHVFVDGHRLDMMSPTALANLDLTNRCNMKCPICFANAMDCGYVYEPDFDTVCKMMDALRNEKPIACTAIQFSGGEPTVYPKLVEVIAAAKEKKFAQVQIATNGIVFSKNYEKLKECAQAGLNTIYLQFDGLEDDIYMRSRGRKMMSVKEGVIENCRKLRQETGHSPSIVLVVTTVMGLNDHEIGDILKFAIKNRDVVRGVNYQPVAFTGRVTNEEVSQGRITLTDVAKRICEDTGYTTMDDWYPVPTVAGISNYASIILGQNKITFPTHPHCGLATYFFISEDGSKVIPLPSFMKVEEFVKGLDEIAAIAEKKKFKKLTALKVRKLLLQCLIEEKMPEGLTKNGLISTLLGIMSKKSKDTLAGFSWGMMYVGAMHFQDHYNYDFERVKRCSIHYVTPDCRIIPFCAYNSGVELRQEVEKKFSISLSEWKEKNKAEYDQTVGEIQKNYPIVPKDEEEAPKE; encoded by the coding sequence ATGTGCGCTACGGTTAAACCTTATTCGGCGGCAGTCGGTCTTCCCAAAAAGACCACTTCTCTCTGCCCCGAGTGCAGCAAGGCTATCGAGGCAACAATCTTCGAGAAAGACGGAAAGGTCTTCATGGAGAAGAAATGCCCCGAGCACGGAATATTCAAGGACATCTACTGGTCCGACGCGAAGAAGTACCTCCAGGCCGAGAAGTTCGCCAAGGACGGAACCGGACTCTTCAACTCCATGGACGAGACCCTCAAAGAGGGCGAGAACGTCCACGTCTTCGTCGACGGCCATAGGCTCGACATGATGTCCCCCACCGCCCTCGCAAACCTCGATCTCACCAACAGATGCAACATGAAATGTCCCATCTGTTTCGCCAACGCAATGGACTGCGGATACGTGTACGAGCCCGATTTCGACACCGTCTGCAAGATGATGGACGCTCTCCGCAACGAGAAGCCCATCGCCTGTACCGCTATCCAGTTCTCCGGAGGAGAGCCCACTGTCTACCCCAAGCTGGTAGAGGTCATCGCCGCCGCCAAGGAGAAGAAGTTCGCCCAGGTACAGATCGCCACCAACGGTATCGTATTCTCCAAGAACTACGAGAAGCTCAAGGAGTGCGCACAGGCCGGACTCAACACCATCTACCTCCAGTTCGACGGACTCGAGGACGACATCTACATGAGGTCCAGGGGAAGGAAGATGATGTCCGTGAAAGAGGGCGTTATCGAGAACTGCAGGAAGCTCAGGCAGGAGACCGGACACAGCCCCTCCATCGTTCTTGTGGTCACCACCGTCATGGGACTCAACGACCACGAGATCGGAGACATCCTGAAATTCGCCATCAAGAACAGGGACGTTGTCAGAGGAGTCAACTACCAGCCTGTTGCATTCACCGGAAGGGTCACCAACGAAGAGGTCTCCCAGGGAAGGATCACCCTTACCGACGTCGCCAAGCGCATCTGTGAGGACACCGGATACACCACCATGGACGACTGGTACCCCGTACCCACCGTGGCCGGAATCTCCAACTACGCATCCATCATCCTGGGTCAGAACAAGATCACCTTCCCGACCCACCCCCACTGCGGTCTCGCGACCTACTTCTTCATCTCCGAGGACGGCAGCAAGGTCATCCCCCTCCCCTCCTTCATGAAGGTCGAGGAGTTCGTCAAGGGTCTTGACGAGATCGCAGCCATCGCCGAGAAGAAGAAGTTCAAGAAGCTCACCGCACTCAAGGTCAGGAAGCTCCTGCTCCAGTGCCTCATCGAGGAGAAGATGCCTGAGGGACTCACCAAGAACGGTCTTATCAGCACCCTGCTCGGAATCATGAGCAAGAAGTCCAAGGACACCCTTGCCGGATTCTCCTGGGGAATGATGTACGTCGGTGCCATGCACTTCCAGGACCACTACAACTACGACTTCGAGAGGGTCAAGCGCTGTTCCATCCACTATGTGACCCCCGACTGCAGGATCATCCCCTTCTGCGCATACAACAGCGGTGTCGAACTCCGTCAGGAGGTCGAGAAGAAGTTCTCCATCTCACTCTCCGAGTGGAAGGAGAAGAACAAGGCTGAGTATGACCAGACCGTCGGAGAGATCCAGAAAAACTACCCCATCGTCCCCAAGGACGAGGAAGAAGCTCCCAAGGAGTGA
- a CDS encoding GTPase, giving the protein MDKAFRRAAKISKKGSDSLDTKKKTTLARITASGDIVETTLVGYIQKFPRMEKQDDFFPELVNLVIGIDRYKKALGALNWAAGRTELLKNQSLREVRRTKDPAIIDSIKKGFYGRLGSYIKQISKDLLFLQDAKNKFRELPTIDPNIPTAVVAGFPNVGKSSLVTYISTAAPEIAPYPFTTKGITIGHIEDGWRKFQIVDTPGLLDRTFEDRNDIEKQAVLALRYLTDIMIFILDPSESCGYSLEVQNKLLDNIRTNFSDVPIIVVQSKCDIMTTDDDVWHISTVSGDGMKAFKEELVTMLRKIFREKAREAPLEEE; this is encoded by the coding sequence ATGGACAAGGCATTCCGCAGGGCCGCCAAGATATCCAAAAAGGGCAGCGACTCCTTGGACACCAAGAAGAAGACCACCCTCGCCAGGATCACGGCCTCGGGCGACATAGTCGAGACGACTCTCGTCGGCTACATCCAAAAATTCCCGAGAATGGAGAAGCAGGATGACTTCTTCCCCGAGCTTGTTAACCTGGTAATCGGAATCGACCGCTACAAGAAGGCGCTGGGAGCGCTCAACTGGGCGGCCGGCAGGACGGAACTGCTGAAGAACCAATCGCTCAGAGAGGTCAGGCGCACGAAGGACCCCGCGATAATCGACTCCATCAAGAAGGGATTCTACGGACGTCTCGGATCGTACATCAAGCAGATCTCCAAGGACCTCCTGTTCCTGCAGGATGCCAAGAACAAATTCAGGGAGCTCCCCACCATCGACCCCAACATCCCCACCGCCGTGGTGGCAGGATTCCCGAACGTGGGAAAGAGCAGCCTGGTGACCTACATCAGCACCGCCGCTCCTGAGATCGCACCATATCCCTTCACCACCAAGGGAATCACCATCGGTCATATCGAGGACGGATGGAGGAAATTCCAGATTGTGGACACCCCCGGACTCCTGGACCGTACCTTCGAGGACAGGAACGATATCGAGAAACAGGCTGTTCTCGCCCTCAGGTATCTGACCGACATCATGATATTCATCCTGGATCCCAGCGAGAGCTGCGGATACAGCCTCGAGGTGCAGAACAAGCTCCTCGACAACATCAGGACCAACTTCTCGGACGTACCCATCATCGTGGTGCAGAGCAAATGCGACATCATGACCACCGATGACGATGTCTGGCACATATCCACGGTCAGCGGCGACGGCATGAAGGCGTTCAAAGAGGAACTGGTCACCATGCTGAGGAAGATCTTCAGAGAGAAGGCCAGGGAAGCCCCGTTAGAGGAAGAGTGA
- a CDS encoding DNA polymerase II large subunit DP2 PolD2, whose translation MAEVATSQEMKEYFKKLDADTEVLYQIAEKARKKGKDPTEVVEIPRAEDLASRVEKLLEDYHVEGLADDIRRLTAEYGNREIVALKVAEEYANKPAESKEKTLDRAVRIGLAIITEGILVAPLEGIAYTRIRSNNDGTEFADLVFAGPIRASGGTGQAMSVLICDVVRQKMGIDRYKPTPEEIGRMQEEIPLYKQCANLQFMPEPDDIELIVSECPVMVDGEGTEKVELGGFRDLPRIETNQVRGGACLVIAEGMCLKASKLKKHVDKLKIQGWDFIGEYLNRHKTVDTGDKGETKKKVEPATKYLRDMVAGRPIFGHPCAKGAFRLRYGRARTSGLASLAYNPASMYAMDEFMALGTQCKIERPGKACVVTPVDTIEGPTVLLSNGDLVYCQTKEDYLKIKHIVSEVVDNGEILVPYGEFCENNHVLVPCGYALEWHREEIKAVNDGNLPDDWEDPTYDRAKEMCQQYNVALHPKFNLFWNEIDMPALIELRDFVLNSGEITEGNLTLPREAGPKRILEDLNATHKVRNNRIIVDERYTRPIIDCLGLEEKDGKLSKRAELEGEETLEAISKAAGYEVRARVMTRIGTRMGRPEKAKERAGAPLVQVLMALEDENHPAIRDTISAAKALDADNNTIDGANKRLLHVDMGFRKCPECGNLTYRVWCRDCGVHTQPIPKPKGKDVDTTIPVDIEAEYKAALDAIKAISDRNRAILTDRGEDPGYAPELSPKETLRCCDVLTSRTKTPETLEKGILRRKNKVSIFRDGTIRYDMTDIPLTHFKPREIGLSIENAHKLGYTHDWNGAPLTDPEQTVELKVQDIIPARDCGKYLVKVANFIDDELEYIYDQPRFYNATNESDLIGSIAFGLAPHTSGCILCRIIGYSEVRGCYGHPFYHASKRRNCDGDEDCVILALDGLLNFSRVFLPDRRGGLMDSPLVLTTRLDPNEIDKEAHNVDCRRYYPLEFYRAAMDMKDPKEIEKIMDLVGGRIGSPAQYEGLGFTHDTADISEGPKESAYTTLGSMTDKMMAQLELGKKCRGVDERDVASKVINKHFMPDMIGNLRSFATQTVRCVKCGSKYRRVPLSGVCTKCGNSLTMTVHEASVRKYLRVSQEVCEKYDLDDYTRNRIKIIELSMDSLFNNDKVKKCKLNDFF comes from the coding sequence ATGGCAGAAGTGGCGACCAGTCAGGAGATGAAGGAGTACTTCAAGAAACTCGATGCAGACACCGAGGTCCTGTACCAGATCGCCGAGAAAGCCAGGAAGAAAGGAAAGGATCCGACCGAGGTCGTGGAAATCCCCCGTGCGGAGGACCTCGCATCCCGTGTGGAGAAACTCCTGGAGGATTATCACGTCGAAGGCCTGGCGGACGATATCCGCAGGCTCACCGCCGAATACGGGAACCGTGAGATCGTCGCCCTGAAGGTGGCGGAGGAATACGCCAACAAACCTGCCGAGAGCAAGGAGAAGACCCTCGACCGTGCAGTCAGGATCGGACTCGCCATCATCACCGAGGGTATCCTCGTCGCACCTCTCGAAGGAATCGCCTACACACGCATCAGATCGAACAACGACGGGACCGAATTCGCCGATCTCGTCTTCGCAGGACCCATCCGTGCGTCCGGAGGTACCGGACAGGCAATGAGCGTCCTGATCTGCGACGTCGTACGTCAGAAAATGGGTATCGACAGGTACAAGCCAACTCCCGAGGAGATCGGAAGGATGCAGGAGGAGATCCCCCTGTACAAGCAGTGCGCCAACCTGCAGTTCATGCCCGAACCGGACGATATCGAACTAATCGTCTCGGAATGCCCTGTCATGGTCGACGGAGAGGGTACCGAGAAAGTCGAACTGGGAGGATTCAGGGACCTGCCCCGTATCGAGACCAACCAGGTCAGAGGAGGTGCCTGCCTCGTCATCGCCGAGGGTATGTGCCTGAAGGCATCCAAGCTCAAGAAGCACGTAGACAAGCTCAAGATCCAGGGCTGGGACTTCATCGGGGAGTACCTCAACCGCCACAAGACCGTAGATACCGGTGACAAGGGCGAGACCAAGAAGAAGGTCGAACCCGCCACCAAATACCTGAGGGACATGGTCGCCGGACGTCCCATCTTCGGACACCCCTGCGCCAAAGGTGCATTCAGACTCAGATACGGAAGGGCCAGGACCTCCGGACTGGCATCCCTCGCATACAATCCCGCCAGTATGTACGCCATGGACGAGTTCATGGCGCTCGGCACCCAATGCAAGATCGAGAGGCCCGGAAAGGCCTGCGTCGTCACCCCCGTCGATACCATCGAGGGGCCCACCGTCCTCCTTTCGAACGGTGACCTGGTCTACTGTCAGACCAAGGAGGATTATCTGAAGATCAAACACATCGTCTCCGAGGTCGTGGACAACGGAGAGATCCTCGTCCCCTACGGGGAGTTCTGCGAGAACAACCATGTCCTGGTACCCTGCGGATACGCCCTCGAATGGCACCGCGAGGAGATCAAGGCGGTCAACGACGGCAACCTCCCCGATGACTGGGAGGACCCCACCTACGACCGCGCCAAAGAGATGTGCCAGCAGTACAATGTTGCACTGCATCCCAAGTTCAATCTGTTCTGGAACGAGATCGATATGCCCGCTCTAATCGAGCTGAGGGACTTCGTCCTGAACAGTGGCGAGATAACCGAGGGCAACCTCACCCTCCCCCGCGAGGCAGGTCCCAAGAGGATCCTCGAGGACCTTAACGCCACCCACAAAGTGCGCAACAACAGGATCATCGTCGACGAGAGGTACACCAGACCCATCATCGACTGCCTCGGCCTCGAGGAAAAAGACGGCAAGCTCTCCAAGAGGGCGGAACTCGAAGGAGAGGAGACCCTCGAAGCCATAAGCAAGGCCGCAGGATACGAGGTCAGGGCCAGAGTGATGACCCGTATCGGAACCAGGATGGGACGTCCGGAGAAGGCCAAGGAAAGGGCCGGTGCTCCTCTGGTCCAGGTCCTCATGGCCCTGGAGGACGAGAACCACCCCGCTATCAGAGACACCATCAGTGCCGCCAAAGCACTTGACGCAGACAATAACACCATCGACGGGGCCAACAAGAGGCTGCTGCACGTGGACATGGGATTCCGCAAATGTCCGGAATGCGGAAACCTCACCTATCGTGTGTGGTGCCGGGATTGCGGAGTACATACCCAGCCGATTCCCAAACCCAAGGGCAAGGATGTCGATACGACGATCCCCGTGGATATCGAGGCCGAGTACAAAGCAGCGCTCGATGCCATCAAAGCCATATCCGACCGCAACAGAGCCATCCTCACCGACAGAGGAGAAGACCCCGGCTACGCACCCGAACTGAGCCCCAAAGAGACCCTCAGGTGCTGCGATGTCCTCACCTCCCGCACCAAGACCCCTGAGACCCTGGAAAAGGGTATTCTCAGGCGTAAGAACAAGGTGTCCATCTTCAGGGACGGCACCATCCGTTACGATATGACTGATATCCCGCTCACCCACTTCAAACCCAGGGAAATCGGGCTCAGCATCGAGAACGCACACAAGCTCGGCTACACCCACGACTGGAACGGAGCCCCCCTCACGGACCCTGAACAGACCGTGGAACTCAAGGTACAGGATATCATCCCCGCCAGGGATTGCGGAAAGTACCTGGTCAAGGTCGCCAACTTCATCGACGACGAGCTGGAATACATCTACGACCAGCCCCGGTTCTACAATGCGACCAACGAATCCGACCTCATCGGAAGCATCGCCTTCGGTCTGGCTCCCCACACCTCCGGATGTATCCTCTGCAGGATCATCGGATACAGCGAGGTCAGGGGCTGTTACGGCCACCCGTTCTACCACGCATCCAAGAGGAGGAACTGCGACGGTGACGAGGACTGTGTCATCCTCGCCCTCGACGGTCTCCTCAACTTCTCCAGGGTTTTCCTGCCCGACAGGCGTGGAGGACTCATGGACAGTCCTCTCGTTCTGACCACCAGGCTCGACCCCAACGAGATCGACAAGGAAGCGCATAACGTGGACTGCAGGAGATATTATCCCCTGGAATTCTACCGCGCGGCCATGGATATGAAGGATCCCAAGGAGATCGAGAAGATCATGGACCTGGTCGGAGGACGTATCGGTTCGCCCGCACAGTACGAGGGCCTGGGATTCACCCACGACACGGCAGACATCTCGGAAGGCCCCAAGGAATCGGCATACACGACCTTGGGAAGCATGACCGACAAGATGATGGCCCAACTGGAACTCGGTAAGAAATGCCGCGGTGTGGACGAGAGGGATGTCGCAAGCAAGGTCATCAACAAACACTTCATGCCCGACATGATCGGAAACCTGAGGAGTTTCGCCACCCAGACCGTCAGGTGCGTCAAATGCGGTTCCAAGTACCGCAGGGTACCTCTCTCGGGAGTGTGCACCAAATGCGGGAACTCGCTCACCATGACCGTCCACGAGGCTTCCGTCCGCAAGTACCTGAGGGTATCTCAGGAGGTCTGCGAGAAATACGACCTCGACGACTACACCCGCAACAGGATCAAGATCATCGAGCTCAGCATGGATTCCCTGTTCAACAACGACAAGGTCAAGAAGTGCAAGCTGAACGACTTCTTCTGA
- a CDS encoding DNA-directed RNA polymerase subunit D RpoD has protein sequence MQIEIVKMEDTRAKFILKNSSPAMANALRRTMLQDIPKMAIDKVDFHLGPIMQDDKEYESVTSLFDEIIAHRLGLIPVPTTDQFTFQKDCSCGGVGCPGCSIMYSLNKVGPATVLSGDLLPLGDSSLKVKDEYIPIVELTDTQAVLIYATAVMGTAKQHVKWQAAFGVGYSYMPIVKIDASKAADSDVQAAAAEYPGLFKVEGGKLVVDDIYCASRYGKAVQQDAALQDAVSIEWDDSNFIFKYETDGSLTAQQVLDKAVEILEAKATEFTAAVEAL, from the coding sequence ATGCAAATCGAGATTGTCAAAATGGAGGACACCAGGGCTAAGTTCATCCTCAAGAACTCCTCGCCCGCTATGGCGAACGCCCTCAGGCGCACCATGCTCCAGGACATTCCCAAGATGGCCATCGACAAGGTGGATTTCCACCTCGGTCCCATCATGCAGGACGACAAAGAGTACGAGAGTGTGACCTCCCTGTTCGACGAGATCATCGCCCACAGGCTGGGACTCATTCCCGTACCCACCACCGACCAGTTCACCTTCCAGAAGGACTGTTCCTGCGGTGGAGTAGGATGCCCCGGCTGCAGCATCATGTACAGCCTTAACAAGGTCGGTCCCGCGACCGTCCTCTCCGGCGATCTGCTCCCCCTCGGGGACTCCTCCCTCAAGGTAAAGGATGAGTACATCCCTATCGTCGAGCTTACCGACACCCAGGCCGTGCTGATCTACGCGACCGCAGTCATGGGAACCGCCAAGCAGCACGTCAAATGGCAGGCTGCCTTCGGCGTCGGCTACTCCTACATGCCCATCGTTAAGATCGATGCCTCCAAGGCAGCCGATTCCGATGTACAGGCAGCCGCAGCCGAGTATCCCGGACTCTTCAAGGTCGAGGGCGGAAAGCTGGTCGTTGACGACATCTACTGTGCCAGCCGTTACGGAAAGGCAGTCCAGCAGGACGCAGCCCTCCAGGACGCGGTCTCCATCGAGTGGGATGATTCCAACTTCATCTTCAAGTACGAGACTGACGGTTCGCTCACCGCACAGCAGGTCCTCGACAAAGCGGTCGAGATTCTCGAGGCTAAGGCCACCGAGTTCACCGCAGCCGTCGAAGCTCTGTGA
- a CDS encoding ribosomal protein S11P Rps11p, whose amino-acid sequence MTAKWGIANIFASYNNVMITLTDITGAETLGKVTGGMIVKQAKDQSSPYAAQKAAEKIAEIAAEKEIIGIHVKVRAPGGNKSTSPGPGAQAAIRALARAGLKIGRIEDVTPIPHDGTKPKGGRRGRRV is encoded by the coding sequence ATGACCGCAAAATGGGGAATCGCCAACATCTTCGCCAGCTACAACAACGTCATGATCACCCTGACCGACATCACCGGCGCCGAGACCCTCGGCAAGGTCACCGGTGGAATGATTGTCAAGCAGGCAAAGGACCAGTCCTCTCCCTACGCTGCACAGAAAGCGGCCGAGAAGATCGCCGAGATCGCAGCAGAGAAGGAGATCATCGGAATCCACGTCAAGGTAAGGGCACCCGGAGGAAACAAATCCACCTCCCCTGGACCCGGAGCCCAGGCAGCAATCCGTGCCCTCGCACGTGCCGGTCTCAAGATCGGACGCATCGAGGACGTCACCCCCATACCCCACGACGGTACCAAACCCAAGGGCGGACGCAGAGGACGCAGGGTCTGA
- a CDS encoding ribosomal protein S4P Rps4p, whose protein sequence is MGDPKFSRKTFDTPSHPWQGERIKAENEVVRQFGLKNKTEVWKAATMLKNFRKQSRSLQARLRTGDAQAKIEADALIAKCARMGVLPVTGGDLNAILVLQNEDILSRRLQTIVFQKGLATTIKQARQLINHGHIFVDGHKVTVPGYIVLREEEGSVSYNPASPFTDEMHPMRAGPGAAPAAAPAPVEEAEETAEPAEEAN, encoded by the coding sequence ATGGGAGATCCTAAATTTTCGAGAAAGACCTTCGACACTCCTTCCCACCCCTGGCAGGGCGAGAGGATCAAGGCAGAGAACGAGGTCGTACGCCAGTTCGGACTCAAGAACAAGACCGAGGTCTGGAAAGCAGCAACCATGCTGAAGAACTTCAGGAAGCAGTCCAGGTCCCTGCAGGCACGCCTCAGGACCGGAGACGCACAGGCAAAGATCGAGGCAGACGCACTCATCGCAAAGTGCGCACGCATGGGTGTCCTCCCCGTTACCGGCGGAGACCTCAACGCAATCCTCGTTCTCCAGAACGAGGATATCCTCAGCAGGCGTCTTCAGACCATCGTCTTCCAGAAAGGCCTCGCCACCACCATCAAACAGGCAAGGCAGCTCATCAACCACGGACACATCTTCGTCGACGGTCACAAGGTCACCGTCCCCGGATACATCGTTCTCCGTGAGGAGGAGGGATCCGTTTCCTACAACCCTGCATCCCCCTTCACCGACGAGATGCACCCCATGAGGGCCGGACCCGGAGCAGCACCCGCTGCCGCACCCGCCCCCGTCGAGGAAGCAGAAGAAACCGCAGAACCCGCAGAGGAGGCTAACTGA
- a CDS encoding ribosomal protein S13P Rps13p — MAAPNQKADAAAPAEKKKGAKKSAKTEGDDFNYIVRMANTDIDGLKYTVIGLQSIKGVGKRVAQIIVKKAAVDPSAKIGSLDEATVANLEKLVLSYVEYAPSWAVNRQLDYETGADMHLLGNDLDIIQGDDINRMQMARSYRGVRHSTHHKVRGQKTKSNGRKGLGLGVKRKS; from the coding sequence ATGGCAGCACCTAACCAGAAAGCAGACGCCGCCGCACCCGCCGAGAAAAAGAAGGGCGCAAAGAAGTCTGCAAAGACCGAGGGCGATGACTTCAACTACATCGTCCGTATGGCCAACACCGATATCGATGGACTGAAATACACCGTCATCGGACTCCAGAGCATCAAGGGAGTCGGAAAGAGGGTCGCACAGATTATCGTCAAGAAAGCCGCAGTGGACCCCTCTGCAAAGATCGGTTCCCTCGACGAGGCAACCGTCGCCAACCTCGAGAAGCTCGTTCTCAGCTACGTCGAGTACGCACCCAGCTGGGCAGTCAACCGCCAGCTCGACTACGAGACCGGCGCAGACATGCACCTCCTCGGAAACGACCTCGACATCATCCAGGGCGACGACATCAACAGGATGCAGATGGCCCGCAGCTACCGCGGAGTCAGGCACTCCACCCACCACAAGGTGAGGGGACAGAAGACCAAGTCCAACGGAAGGAAAGGCCTTGGACTCGGAGTCAAGAGGAAGAGCTGA